In Rhododendron vialii isolate Sample 1 chromosome 9a, ASM3025357v1, the following are encoded in one genomic region:
- the LOC131301035 gene encoding uncharacterized protein LOC131301035 — MGNTESNESNAAGSSEEDSAQRQRENTETAVATAVGVATAVATVAAAGWAVTKLLSSSASEDEKTNDKGKLMVAAGKKLKMNIGASLSDDQSQAGFGGVIRDEGGRWIMGFYGRISMRDCTPEQAVIWGINNGLKIIQEEKFREVEIESVSEPAVIQLRDKTRRKSRIDDIVEECRGMLLSTGCKLNYTDRKGIAESLAELGRDQVTDLVRLISLPRMHARPLLNTRNAIQKMMDATGGKLKMNTDASLSGDPSRAGFGGVIRDGSGRWIMGFYGRILRDCSNSEQAEIWGIYNGLKIIQEEKFREVKIEIKSDSEQAINHLTTKTRKMSAINDIIEECKGMLEITGCSLNHTSRKGNKVADALAELGRDRGETDLVRLITLPKEIKSLLDVDARSASSYY, encoded by the exons ATGGGAAATACTGAGAGTAACGAGTCGAACGCCGCCGGAAGTAGTGAGGAGGATTCGGCTCAGAGACAGAGGGAAAACACGGAGACTGCGGTGGCGACTGCGGTGGGGGTAGCGACGGCCGTGGCGACAGTGGCGGCTGCGGGGTGGGCCGTAACCAAGCTTTTATCATCCTCAGCATCAGAAGATGAGAAGACCAATGACAAAGGGAAATTGATGGTAGCTGCTGGAA agaagctaaAGATGAACATTGGTGCTAGCTTGAGTGATGATCAATCCCAGGCGGGTTTTGGTGGGGTCATCCGTGATGAAGGAGGCCGTTGGATTATGGGTTTTTACGGTAGAATATCGATGAGGGATTGTACGCCCGAGCAGGCGGTGATATGGGGCATAAACAATGGGTTGAAAATCATCCAGGAGGAAAAGTTCCGCGAGGTCGAGATCGAATCGGTTTCGGAACCTGCTGTTATTCAACTCAGGGACAAGACTCGTAGGAAGTCACGTATCGATGATATTGTAGAGGAATGCAGGGGGATGTTGCTGAGTACGGGATGCAAGCTGAACTACACCGATAGAAAAGGAATTGCGGAATCATTGGCCGAGCTAGGAAGGGATCAGGTGACTGATTTGGTCCGTCTCATCAGCTTGCCGCGGATGCACGCTCGGCCTCTTCTTAATACCAGGAATGCAATACAAAAAATGATGGATGCTACTGGAGGAAAGCTAAAGATGAACACTGATGCTAGCTTGAGTGGTGATCCATCCCGGGCGGGTTTTGGTGGGGTCATCCGTGATGGAAGCGGCCGCTGGATCATGGGTTTTTACGGTAGAATATTGAGGGATTGCTCGAATTCCGAGCAGGCGGAGATATGGGGCATATACAATGGGTTGAAAATCATCCAGGAGGAAAAGTTCCGCGAGGTCAAGATCGAGATTAAATCGGATTCGGAACAGGCTATTAATCACCTCACGACCAAGACCCGTAAGATGTCAGCTATCAATGATATAATAGAGGAATGCAAGGGGATGTTGGAGATTACGGGATGCTCGCTGAACCACACCAGTAGAAAAGGAAACAAAGTTGCGGATGCACTGGCCGAGCTAGGAAGGGATCGCGGGGAGACTGATTTGGTCCGTCTCATCACtctaccaaaggaaattaagaGTTTGCTTGACGTGGATGCACGCTCGGCCTCTTCTTACTACTAG